Genomic window (Gemmatimonadaceae bacterium):
CCCGTCGCAGTCCTGAACCGGACGCGGGCTCACCCCAGGCGGCAACCCTCTGGATCGGAACTTCGTGCGGGCGCGAGCAAAGGCGCAACAGGACATATCGCTCTACGCGTCTTAGTTGTGGAAGGAACACGTTTTCCATTGGCTCGCCCGAAAGAATGGATGCGAACAATTTCGAGTCATTTCCGTCAGGATACTGTTCCGCCCATGACGTGATGCGCTTCCGTTTATAGGCTGCGTCACCGATCGCCGCAATGTAGAGTGTCAGCAGATAAACGTTGAAGAAGTGCCATTTCTCCAGGTTCACATCCATGAAAGGCTCGAGATCCCGGCAGTTCACGAGATGGATTACCGGAGCCAGCGTTCGCGCGACGTATCTGCGAAGCGATGAGTTGTGATGTGAGGAATTGCCAAGGCCGTGCTCCAGCCACTCCTTGTCCCGGGTGAGGGCAAACAGGCCGGCGCGGAGATGCAGCGTGTTGTGCCAGCCATAGTGGAGATAGTCTCCCCGTCCCTCGGCGCTTTTGACGAAGCGTGCAATCTCGACCGCGAGATCCTGTGGAAACACCTCCGGTGCGAACGTCATTGTCCACCCGAGAAAGGATGTGCGCAGGTCGTCGTGCGCGCTGTCCTCTCCGGCAGCGTCGAAGTTCTCCTGGTAAGCGTTGAAGTCGTCGTACAGGAGGTCCGCGACGCGGGCGTTCTCGATTTCGAGATCGTTCAGGATACGCTGGTGTTGAGTCATGGTCGGGATGGGCTGAATGGTGCCCGCGTGCTTCGCAACCGTATTGTAAGAAGGAGGTCTGACAATCGTGCTCGCCAGCATGAGTTTTGGGCGGGCCTCAACGACCTACAACCAGCATTGGTTCCCGGGACCGCGACGACAGAAGCGGCAAACTGAACATCGTAGCGAGTGGTCAGCGGCTATCGGTGGTTTCTTTTCCCAGCCCTTGACCTGCGTCAATTATGTTACCATTTTGGTAACATCCTAGAATGAACGTAATCACTCAGACACGGCTCCGCGAATTCGCCAGGCGTCACCCCGCTGCTGATTTGCCTCTCCGTGTTTGGGAACGTATGATGCGGGCAAGAAAGTACAAGAACCCTCATGAGCTCAAAGCGGATTTCCCGTCGATCGATTTCCTTGGAGACGGGAGAGTCGTCTTCGACATTGGGGGCAACAAGTTTCGCCTCGTCGCGAAGATTCTATACAAGCGCGGTTGGGTGCTCGTTCGTCACGTTCTCACGCACAAGGACTACGACAAGAAAACGAAGAATGGAACGCTGTAGGAGTATTGGGCTGGTGTAGCGACTTCGGGCTGTAACTCAACGACTGGAATTACCGACAATGACAATGACAACAACTGTGCGATCCACTCGGAAGGTGGCAGCGCGCCCCATCGACAAGC
Coding sequences:
- a CDS encoding type II toxin-antitoxin system HigB family toxin, with the translated sequence MNVITQTRLREFARRHPAADLPLRVWERMMRARKYKNPHELKADFPSIDFLGDGRVVFDIGGNKFRLVAKILYKRGWVLVRHVLTHKDYDKKTKNGTL